From a region of the Cherax quadricarinatus isolate ZL_2023a chromosome 75, ASM3850222v1, whole genome shotgun sequence genome:
- the LOC138854946 gene encoding gastrula zinc finger protein XlCGF57.1-like has protein sequence MKYHCLKNMEKHKEHKPYQCSECLKCFTQKGSLVKHMKVHTGDKPYQCSECLKCFSQKGNLVKHMKVHTGDKPYQCSECLKCFSQKDHLVTHVKVHTGDKPYECSECLKCFSKKGYLLTHMKVHTGDKPYQCSECMKCFSQKGSLVTHMRVHTGDKQYQCSECLKCFSQKGNLVTHMKLHTGDKPYECSQCLKCFSQKGTLVKHMKVHTGDKPYQCSQCLKCFSQKGNLVKHMKVHAEDKLYQCSECLKCFTDKSNLVTHMRVHTGDKPYQCSECVKCFSVKCSLVKHMKVHTGDKPYQCSECLKCFSQKYILVTHMKVHTGDKPYQCSQCLKCFSQKGNLVKHMKVHAEDKLY, from the coding sequence ATGAAATACCATTGtttaaaaaatatggaaaaacatAAAGaacataaaccatatcaatgttcagagtgtttgaaatgttttactcaaaaaggcagtcttgtgaaacatatgaaagtacatacaggagataaaccatatcaatgttcagagtgtttgaaatgttttagtcaaaaaggcaatcttgtgaaacatatgaaagtacatacaggagataaaccatatcaatgttcagagtgtttgaAATGTTTTAGTCAAAAAGACCATCTTGTGACACATGTgaaagtacatacaggagataaaccatatgaaTGTTCAGAGTGTTTGAAATGTTTTAGTAAAAAAGGCTATCTTCTGACACATATgaaagtacatacaggagataaaccatatcaatgttcagagtgtatgaaatgttttagtcaaaaaggcagtcttgtgacacatatgagagtacatacaggagataaacaatatcaatgttcagagtgtttgaaatgttttagtcaaaaaggcaatcttgtgacacatatgaaactacatacaggagataagccATATGAATGTTCGCAGTGTTTGAAATGTTTCAGTCAAAAAGGCACTCTTGTGAAACATATgaaagtacatacaggagataagccATATCAATGTTCGCAGTGTTTGAAATGTTTTAGTCAAAAAGGCAATCTTGTGAAACATATGAAAGTACATGCAGAAGATAAACtgtatcaatgttcagagtgtctgaaatgttttactgaTAAAAGcaatcttgtgacacatatgagagtacatacaggagataaaccatatcaatgttcagagtgtgtgAAATGTTTTAGTGTGAAATGCAGTCTTGTGAAACATATgaaagtacatacaggagataaaccatatcaatgttcagagtgtttgaaatgttttagtcaaaaatacattcttgtgacacatatgaaagtacatacaggagataagccATATCAATGTTCGCAGTGTTTGAAATGTTTTAGTCAAAAAGGCAATCTTGTGAAACATATGAAAGTACATGCAGAAGATAAACTGTAttaa